One window of Papaver somniferum cultivar HN1 chromosome 9, ASM357369v1, whole genome shotgun sequence genomic DNA carries:
- the LOC113312764 gene encoding F-box/LRR-repeat protein At4g14096-like: MNYSSTSFIFPLSFFTYDSLILLDLRFDLAVIAKFIIPNTIYFPNLKILRLESLQFLNEITSTRKFFSNCPILEKLSLTFCDIFERLRIGHPTLKHLAITYCGFTESTVEIDAPILLTISYTGEPATDFLLGSFPSLVEATVNLNIQDFEEYDDPNKVFVKIFEELSSEKLLKICADSFLSVKITCVEDEDCWSLDPKCLPPHLKVIKFKIFEGHSMELNAINLFLKYVQFLECVTIVASLRLFEDHLEQNSVIKQLLMFPKPPNCVVKFLTSSSDT; this comes from the exons ATGAATTACTCGAGTACATCCTTCATATTTCCTCTGTCATTTTTTACTTATGATTCGTTGATACTGCTTGATTTACGTTTCGACCTTGCTGTTATTGCCAAATTCATTATTCCTAACACAATTTATTTTCCAAATCTCAAGATTCTTCGGCTCGAGTCTCTTCAGTTTCTGAATGAGATTACCTCGACAAGAAAATTCTTTTCAAACTGCCCCATCCTTGAAAAGTTGAGTTTGACTTTTTGTGATATTTTCGAGCGGTTACGCATTGGACACCCTACACTGAAGCACTTGGCCATTACTTACTGTGGATTTACAGAGTCTACGGTGGAGATTGATGCTCCTATTTTATTGACCATTAGCTACACAGGAGAGCCAGCAACAGACTTTCTCCTTGGTAGCTTTCCGTCACTAGTGGAGGCCACTGTTAACTTAAATATTCAGGATTTTGAAGAATACGATGACCCAAACAAAGTATTTGTCAAGATTTTTGAAGAGCTTTCAAGTGAAAAGCTCCTTAAAATATGTGCTGACTCATTTCTG AGTGTTAAAATCACTTGCGTAGAAGATGAGGATTGTTGGTCACTTGATCCTAAATGTTTGCCACCACACCTCAAGGTAATCAAATTTAAAATTTTTGAAGGTCATTCCATGGAGCTAAATGCAATTAATCTATTTCTGAAGTATGTCCAGTTTCTTGAGTGTGTAACCATTGTAGCTTCTCTAAGGCTCTTCGAAGACCACTTGGAACAAAACAGTGTAATTAAGCAGCTTCTAATGTTTCCGAAACCCCCAAATTGTGTGGTTAAGTTCTTGACAAGCTCTTCAGACACTTAA